Proteins co-encoded in one Cricetulus griseus strain 17A/GY chromosome 1 unlocalized genomic scaffold, alternate assembly CriGri-PICRH-1.0 chr1_1, whole genome shotgun sequence genomic window:
- the C1H14orf119 gene encoding uncharacterized protein C14orf119 homolog isoform X1 produces MPLESSSSSMPPSFPSVLPSVPDDIASSSPPPMSYITSQEMKCILHWFASWSGPQRERFLQDLVAKAVPGKLQPLLDGLEQLSVSGASRPPCIFECQLRLWDQWFRGWAEQERNEFVRQLEIASQGQRLLLLEQEHCSSSLLLSV; encoded by the exons atGCCACTGGAATCGTCTTCCTCATCAATGCCACCATCCTTCCCTTCTGTGTTGCCTTCAGTGCCAGACGATATTGCCAGTTCTTCCCCTCCTCCAATGTCTTACATCACTTCTCAGGAGATGAAGTGTATTCTTCACTGGTTTGCCAGTTGGTCGGGTCCCCAGCGGGAACGTTTTCTACAAGACCTGGTAGCTAAGGCAGTGCCTGGAAAGCTACAGCCACTGCTGGATGGTCTGGAGCAGCTCAGTGTGTCTGGGGCAAGCCGGCCACCTTGTATCTTCGAGTGTCAGCTACGTCTTTGGGATCAGTGGTTTCGAGGTTGGGCTGAGCAGGAGCGCAATGAATTTGTCAGACAGCTGGAG ATTGCATCACAAGGGCAGAGACTGCTTCTTCTGGAACAGGAACATTGTAGcagttctttactattatctgtgtaa
- the C1H14orf119 gene encoding uncharacterized protein C14orf119 homolog isoform X2, whose protein sequence is MPLESSSSSMPPSFPSVLPSVPDDIASSSPPPMSYITSQEMKCILHWFASWSGPQRERFLQDLVAKAVPGKLQPLLDGLEQLSVSGASRPPCIFECQLRLWDQWFRGWAEQERNEFVRQLEVSEPDFVAKFYQAVAATAGKD, encoded by the coding sequence atGCCACTGGAATCGTCTTCCTCATCAATGCCACCATCCTTCCCTTCTGTGTTGCCTTCAGTGCCAGACGATATTGCCAGTTCTTCCCCTCCTCCAATGTCTTACATCACTTCTCAGGAGATGAAGTGTATTCTTCACTGGTTTGCCAGTTGGTCGGGTCCCCAGCGGGAACGTTTTCTACAAGACCTGGTAGCTAAGGCAGTGCCTGGAAAGCTACAGCCACTGCTGGATGGTCTGGAGCAGCTCAGTGTGTCTGGGGCAAGCCGGCCACCTTGTATCTTCGAGTGTCAGCTACGTCTTTGGGATCAGTGGTTTCGAGGTTGGGCTGAGCAGGAGCGCAATGAATTTGTCAGACAGCTGGAGGTCAGTGAGCCAGATTTTGTGGCAAAGTTTTACCAAGCAGTGGCCGCCACTGCTGGTAAAGACTGA
- the Lmln2 gene encoding leishmanolysin-like peptidase 2: MTRHRVKMQLLLLLGVATSRCLHDETQKSVRLLRPHLSQMPTHFRSSVLPLSSSRDPQPLRIQTYYTRDPLSNEAWAPDGASRALAALRETTQRIQGILAVIPAQRPLLLSRDPTQYCRAIWGDPDTPNYHRCSLLNPGYQGESCLGAKMPDAHLRGYSLWPEHGLPQLIQPDGPGVQNTDFLLYVRVAHTSKCHKEPSVIAYAACCQLDSEDRPLAGTIVYCAQHLTSPSLSHGDIVTATLHELLHVLGFSGQLFMKWRDCPSGLSARENCSTRKHVTRRDEWGQLLLTTPTVSHSLAKHLGVPGTVLGVPLEEEGSLSSHWESRLLQGSIMTATFDGAQHTRLDRITLAAFEDSGWYQVNYSAAEELLWGQGSGPEFGLVSTCGNGSSDFFCTRSGLGCHYLHLDKGSCSSDPVLEGCRIYKPLASGSECWKEENGLLTRAENPHGEIYHLHSRCFLANLTSQALSKGKVSQPSTSPTGRCYLHQCTHKGVYEVQVEGSPWIPCLPGKAVQIPGYYGLLYCPQGRLCLSNKGTSAVTSPQMSFSTQDLLFQLSLGLTGTPGHSLGKEEREELAEVVLQALVTRGGTSRCYFHSPSITTNLMFTVSMWKSPGCQGPSVATLYQNLTLSFQEKPLQVHHGKAIFTTEYSKLLTSMDHSISVTDQLLSTGFCILLLILVGALGTLAYQKRATLQVGPSTT, encoded by the exons ATGACA AGACACAGAGTAAAGATGCAGCTGCTACTCCTCCTTGGGGTGGCCACAAGCAGATGTCTGCATGATGAGACCCAGAAGTCTGTGCGCCTTCTCAGGCCCCATCTCTCCCAAATGCCCACACACTTTCGCTCCTCGGTCCTTCCTCTCTCTAGCTCCCGTGATCCTCAACCCCTTAGAATCCAAACCTACTATACAAGAGATCCTCTATCCAACGAGGCTTGGGCTCCTGATGGGGCATCTCGAGCCCTGGCTGCACTGAGAGAGACCACTCAAAGAATTCAGGGTATCCTAGCAG TCATCCCAGCTCAACGACCTCTGCTTCTGAGTCGAGACCCTACACAATACTGCCGTGCCATCTGGGGAGATCCAGACACTCCAAACTACCACAG GTGTAGCCTCTTGAACCCAGGGTACCAAGGAGAGAGTTGCCTCGGGGCAAAG ATGCCTGATGCCCACCTTCGTGGTTATTCCTTGTGGCCAGAGCATGGTCTGCCCCAACTAATCCAACCAGATGGCCCTGGAGTCCAAAACACTGATTTTCTCCTGTATGTGAGGGTTGCCCACACTTCCAAGTGTCACAAAGAG CCCTCTGTCATAGCTTATGCTGCCTGCTGCCAGctggactcagaagacaggcccCTCGCTGGCACCATTGTCTACTGTGCCCAACATCTCACCAGTCCCAGCCTCAGCCATGGTGACATTGTCACG GCTACTCTACATGAACTGCTCCATGTCCTGGGTTTTTCTGGACAGCTCTTCATGAAATGGCGGGATTGCCCCTCAGGACTCAGTG CTAGAGAGAATTGTTCTACAAGGAAACATGTGACAAGGCGAGATGAGTGGGGACAACTGCTTCTCACCACTCCGACCGTTAGCCACAGCTTAGCCAAACACTTGGGTGTACCAGGGACTGTGTTGGGTGTTCCTTTGGAAGAAGAG GGCTCTTTGTCTTCACACTGGGAGTCCAGATTACTCCAGGGTTCTATAATGACCGCTACCTTTGATGGTGCCCAGCACACTCGACTTGACCGGATAACTCTGGCTGCCTTTGAAGATTCAGGCTGGTATCAAGTCAACTACAGTGCTGCGGAGGAGCTATTGTGGGGTCAGG GCTCTGGCCCAGAATTTGGCCTGGTGAGCACATGTGGGAATGGATCGTCAGACTTCTTCTGCACCCGCAG tgggctgggctgccACTACCTGCACCTGGACAAGGGAAGCTGCTCCTCAGACCCTGTGCTAGAAGGCTGCCGCATATACAAACCCTTAGCCAGTGGG AGTGAGTGCTGGAAGGAGGAAAATGGACTCCTCACCAGAGCAGAGAACCCCCATGGGGAGATTTACCATCTTCACAGCCGGTGCTTCCTTGCCAACCTTACCTCCCAAGCGCTCTCCAAAGGCAAGGTCAGCCAACCCTCCACAAGTCCCACAGGCCGTTGCTATCTACATCAATGCACACACAAGGGAGTATACGAGGTACAAGTGGAGGGATCACCGTGGATCCCCTGCCTTCCAGGAAAGGCTGTTCag ATACCCGGATACTATGGTCTTCTCTACTGTCCCCAAGGCCGGCTGTGTCTGAGTAACAAAGGAACCAGTGCTGTCACTTCTCCACAAATGAGTTTTTCAACCCAAGACCTGCTATTCCAGCTGTCTTTAGGATTAACTGGGACCCCAGGCCACTCtctggggaaagaagagagagaagagctggCTGAGGTAGTTCTTCAGGCTCTGGTGACAAGAGGTGGCACTAGCAG GTGCTATTTCCACAGTCCATCCATCACCACAAATTTGATGTTCACTGTGAGTATGTGGAAGTCTCCAGGCTGCCAAGGGCCTTCCGTTGCTACACTGTACCAGAACCTGACTCTGAGTTTTCAGGAGAAACCCCTCCAAGTACACCATGGAAAAGCCATCTTTACCACAGAATACAGCAA GTTGCTGACTTCCATGGACCATAGCATCTCTGTGACTGACCAGCTTCTATCCACCGGATTCTGCATATTGTTGCTAATCCTGGTGGGTGCATTGGGAACTTTGGCTTACCAGAAACGAGCTACACTCCAAGTGGGACCATCTACTACTTAA
- the Cebpe gene encoding CCAAT/enhancer-binding protein epsilon → MSHGTYYECEPRGGQQPLEFSGGRAGPGELGDMCEHEASIDLSAYIESGEEQLLSDLFAMKPAPEARNLKGPGTPSFPHYLPADPRPFAYPSHTFGPDRKALGPGIYGNPGSYDPRAVAVKEEPRGPEGSRGTSRGGYNPLQYQVAHCGQTAVHLPPTLAAPGQPLRVLKAPVAAAAPPCSPLLKAPSPAGPSHKGKKAVNKDSLEYRLRRERNNIAVRKSRDKAKRRIMETQQKVLEYMAENERLRSRVEQLTQELDTLRNLFRQIPEAASLIKGVGGCS, encoded by the exons ATGTCCCACGGGACCTACTATGAGTGTGAGCCTCGGGGTGGCCAGCAGCCACTCGAGTTCTCAGGGGGTCGAGCTGGGCCCGGGGAGCTGGGGGACATGTGTGAGCATGAGGCCTCCATCGACCTATCTGCCTACATCGAGTCTGGGGAAGAGCAGCTACTTTCTGACCTCTTTGCCATGAAGCCAGCACCTGAAGCCCGAAACCTTAAGGGCCCAGGAACCCCTTCGTTCCCCCACTACCTGCCGGCTGACCCTCGGCCATTTGCTTATCCCTCACATACGTTTGGCCCAGATAGGAAGGCTTTGGGGCCTGGCATTTACGGTAACCCAGGGAGCTACGACCCCAGGGCTGTGGCCGTGAAGGAGGAGCCCCGTGGGCCAGAGGGCAGCCGAGGTACCAGCCGAGGCGGCTACAATCCCCTGCAGTACCAAGTGGCACACTGTGGGCAGACAGCAGTGCACCTTCCCCCGACCCTGGCAGCACCTGGCCAGCCTCTACGCGTCCTCAAG GCccctgtggctgctgctgccCCTCCCTGCAGCCCCCTACTCAAGGCACCTTCCCCAGCTGGGCCCTCACACAAGGGCAAGAAGGCAGTGAACAAAGATAGCCTGGAGTACCGGCTGCGACGCGAACGCAACAACATTGCAGTACGCAAGAGCCGGGACAAGGCCAAGAGGCGCATTATGGAGACACAGCAGAAGGTGCTGGAGTACATGGCTGAAAACGAACGCCTGCGCAGCCGTGTGGAGCAGCTCACCCAGGAGCTAGACACCCTTCGCAACCTCTTCCGCCAGATCCCTGAAGCTGCCAGCCTTATCAAGGGTGTAGGGGGCTGCAGTTGA